The proteins below are encoded in one region of Paeniglutamicibacter cryotolerans:
- a CDS encoding PadR family transcriptional regulator: MILARLILGLLSLSPMTGYEMKKHFDSSINHFWNADKAQIYRTLAQLVADGYATVETIRQDNYPDRQEHHLTDAGRAALNDWLRGPVSAPSIREPFIARIFFAGEMERDEVMDLVGRRRVASTVLLADYLSQREEIDGQAIADRRNFLMAATLDHGIKHAYAELEWLDAVEKDLP, translated from the coding sequence ATGATTCTTGCGCGGCTGATCCTCGGGCTTCTGAGCCTTTCACCCATGACCGGATATGAAATGAAGAAGCATTTCGACTCCAGCATTAATCATTTCTGGAATGCCGACAAGGCACAGATCTACCGGACCCTCGCGCAATTGGTCGCCGATGGCTACGCCACTGTGGAAACCATCAGACAGGACAACTACCCTGACCGGCAGGAACACCATCTGACCGATGCGGGCCGGGCTGCCCTGAACGACTGGTTGCGGGGGCCGGTTTCCGCCCCCTCCATCCGGGAGCCTTTCATTGCCCGGATATTCTTCGCCGGCGAAATGGAGCGCGATGAGGTCATGGATCTGGTCGGTCGCCGTCGGGTCGCCAGCACGGTGTTGCTGGCCGATTATCTTTCCCAACGCGAGGAAATCGACGGCCAGGCCATCGCCGATCGCAGGAACTTCCTGATGGCGGCAACCCTCGACCATGGAATCAAACACGCGTACGCGGAGTTGGAATGGTTGGATGCCGTTGAAAAGGACCTGCCATGA
- a CDS encoding RrF2 family transcriptional regulator: MKLNAFADVCLRTLMLLGSRVETQLTTREIAEQIDIPYNHVSKAVLDLRNAGALEVTRGRLGGSRITEAGLDLSVGALLRRLDGHQDLVDCVTADGRSCPLLAGCRLRSALSRARQAFYAELDPLTVRELTSNPALVRLPFPLFS; this comes from the coding sequence GTGAAACTCAATGCCTTTGCCGACGTGTGTCTTCGCACGCTCATGCTGCTGGGCTCCCGGGTCGAAACGCAGCTGACCACCCGGGAGATTGCCGAGCAAATCGATATCCCCTACAACCACGTCAGCAAGGCTGTGCTCGACCTACGCAATGCAGGGGCACTGGAGGTGACCCGCGGCCGCTTGGGCGGCTCGCGCATCACCGAGGCCGGTCTTGATTTGAGCGTCGGAGCCCTATTGCGTCGACTCGATGGGCACCAAGACCTCGTCGATTGCGTCACAGCCGACGGGCGATCCTGCCCCTTGCTTGCAGGCTGCCGGCTGCGCTCGGCGCTTTCCCGCGCTCGCCAGGCATTTTATGCTGAACTCGACCCCCTCACAGTGCGTGAGCTGACCAGCAATCCCGCTCTTGTTCGCCTGCCCTTCCCCCTCTTCAGCTAA
- a CDS encoding alpha/beta fold hydrolase produces the protein MNKKSNEVTVDRTAPLDAVKKPPRPVREPRRPRLSERGPDAYPELHAPTRARRDGKAARTLVFLHGGNLANWSWDPQVKAFADYEVLTPHLPGFGARSDENWAGLDSAADDVAAFIADEVESGGVHLVGISLGGLVALRVLARHPELVSSVVLSGVAAMGVDSTTRALGRMQVNLWGREWFWRFQAGSYGMAHDGRQLFADHGARIRPENARDIMSEVHAGGVPESLGDYAGPALVLAGAKEPSVVARSFPLIGGALPQSEFRVVPGRHHQWNIEDPILFNATVRAWVEKGDIHQRLRPLPAK, from the coding sequence ATGAACAAGAAGTCCAACGAGGTGACCGTCGATCGGACGGCGCCCCTGGACGCTGTCAAGAAGCCGCCGCGACCAGTCAGGGAGCCGCGTCGGCCGCGTCTTTCGGAGCGTGGTCCGGACGCTTATCCGGAACTGCATGCGCCCACCAGGGCGCGCCGCGACGGCAAGGCCGCGCGGACACTGGTCTTCCTCCATGGAGGAAACCTGGCGAACTGGAGCTGGGATCCGCAGGTGAAGGCCTTTGCCGACTACGAGGTGCTCACCCCGCACCTGCCCGGCTTTGGTGCCCGGTCCGATGAAAACTGGGCCGGCCTCGACAGCGCCGCCGACGATGTCGCTGCCTTCATCGCCGACGAGGTCGAATCCGGTGGCGTGCACTTGGTCGGCATTTCCCTCGGTGGGTTGGTCGCATTGCGCGTCCTGGCCAGGCATCCGGAACTGGTCTCCTCGGTCGTGCTCTCCGGGGTTGCGGCCATGGGCGTTGACAGCACCACGCGGGCCCTGGGGCGGATGCAGGTCAACCTCTGGGGCAGGGAATGGTTCTGGCGTTTCCAGGCAGGCTCCTACGGCATGGCCCACGATGGCCGTCAACTGTTTGCCGACCACGGGGCGCGTATCCGTCCGGAGAACGCACGAGACATCATGAGCGAGGTCCATGCCGGAGGCGTGCCCGAGAGCCTCGGTGACTACGCCGGCCCGGCGCTGGTGCTGGCTGGCGCGAAGGAGCCCTCCGTGGTGGCCCGTTCCTTCCCGTTGATCGGCGGCGCCTTGCCCCAGTCCGAGTTCCGGGTGGTCCCGGGCAGGCACCACCAGTGGAACATCGAGGATCCGATCCTCTTTAACGCCACGGTGCGCGCCTGGGTTGAGAAGGGCGACATTCACCAGCGGCTGCGGCCTCTGCCGGCCAAGTAG
- a CDS encoding globin domain-containing protein, with protein sequence MLSNKSRPVIEATLPLIGSRIGEITPIFYNRLFTAHPELLDGLFSRSNQKNGTQQQALAGSIAAFATHLVNNPGTLPEAVLARIAHKHTSLGIVEEQYPIVYEHLFAAIVEDLGDAVTAEVAEAWTEVYWLMADALVKLEKGLYAQQANDKIWTPWTLTSKEEAGTDSVTFRFAPADETPATVAAPGQFVSVRVKLTDGVRQCRQYTLSDNVTSTTERVITTKIDSGGEVSPFMHQSLQVGDVIELSNPYGDLVIDTVGAPIVIATAGIGCTPSASALANLVAAGSEREVLVLHAEQQEANWALKYQMLESVAALPNAEIRLWLEDLENKDAGTEATAGFMNLAGLELPVDAKLYLCGPLPFMRAIRSQAIDAGIPATSIHYEVFGPDLWLAA encoded by the coding sequence ATGCTGTCGAACAAATCTCGCCCCGTCATCGAGGCAACGCTTCCATTGATCGGTTCGCGTATCGGAGAGATCACCCCGATCTTCTACAACCGGTTATTCACCGCACACCCGGAACTCCTTGACGGACTGTTCAGCCGCTCCAACCAGAAGAACGGCACGCAGCAGCAGGCGTTGGCCGGCTCCATCGCCGCCTTCGCCACCCACCTGGTCAACAACCCGGGCACGCTTCCCGAAGCGGTACTCGCCCGCATCGCCCACAAGCACACCTCGTTGGGCATCGTCGAAGAGCAGTACCCGATCGTCTACGAACACCTCTTTGCCGCCATCGTCGAAGACCTGGGCGATGCAGTCACCGCCGAGGTGGCCGAGGCCTGGACCGAGGTCTACTGGTTGATGGCCGACGCGCTGGTCAAGCTCGAAAAGGGACTCTACGCCCAGCAGGCCAACGACAAGATCTGGACCCCCTGGACCCTGACTTCCAAGGAAGAAGCGGGCACGGATTCAGTGACATTCCGCTTCGCCCCGGCAGACGAGACCCCGGCAACAGTCGCCGCCCCAGGACAGTTCGTCTCGGTGCGAGTCAAGCTCACCGACGGTGTTCGCCAGTGCCGCCAGTACACTTTGAGCGACAACGTTACCTCCACCACCGAGCGTGTGATCACGACCAAGATCGACAGCGGCGGCGAGGTCTCCCCTTTCATGCACCAGAGCCTGCAGGTCGGCGATGTCATCGAACTTTCCAACCCCTACGGCGACCTGGTCATCGATACCGTCGGCGCACCGATCGTGATTGCCACCGCCGGCATCGGTTGCACCCCCAGCGCCTCCGCACTGGCAAATCTGGTCGCAGCCGGCTCCGAGCGGGAGGTACTGGTCCTCCATGCCGAGCAGCAGGAAGCCAACTGGGCGCTGAAGTACCAGATGCTCGAATCGGTCGCCGCACTACCCAACGCCGAGATCAGGCTCTGGCTCGAGGACCTCGAAAACAAGGACGCGGGAACCGAAGCCACTGCCGGCTTCATGAACCTCGCGGGCCTTGAACTGCCGGTCGACGCCAAGCTCTACCTCTGCGGGCCGCTTCCGTTCATGCGAGCCATACGCTCACAGGCCATCGATGCCGGCATCCCGGCAACCTCGATTCACTACGAAGTGTTCGGCCCCGACCTGTGGCTTGCCGCCTAA